A segment of the Sphingobacterium oryzagri genome:
CACCAATAATGGCAAACATAACCGGCAAACCAAGGCGTGCCGCACGAGTAACCGACGAGGTTGTTCCGCCCACAGCCACCCAAATCGGTAACGAATGATTAACAGGCCGCGGAAAAATTTGCTGGTTGATCAATGGTTTTCTAAACTTGCCTGACCAGGTTACAGTATCCTGCTTGTTTAATCGGGTCAATAACTCCAATTTCTCGTCAAAAAGAGCCGCATAATCTTTCAAATCGTAACCAAATAAAGGAAAAGATTCGATGAACGACCCCCGCCCGGCCATCAACTCGGCACGACCATTTGATAACAGATCAACCGTAGCAAAATCTTGAAATAACTTAACCGGATCTGCTGAACTTAGCACCGATACCGCACTGCCCAATTTAATATTTTTGGTTACCGTAGCCGCTGCTGCGAGTATAATTTCTGGAGAAGCGACAGCATAGTCTTCCCGATGGTGCTCGCCAATACCAAAGAAATCTACGCCCACCTGATCCATCAATTTTACTTCTTCGACGATTTGCTGCATACGCACGGCTGCAGGTTGTATTTTACCGGTTGTGGGATCAATTTGTACGTCCCCAAACATGCCAATTCCTAATTCAATCATTTTTTATATTCCTTTCTGTATACAAAAGTACGGCCATGCTTCCTGCCGGGCATTGACCTATATCAAGAAATAATTAGCCGTGGATATATTCTTTCGTTCCGTAACTTTGGATAAGCTCTCCCTCGAAATCGAGCCATTCCTGCCAACGCTTGTCGACATCGACATCAACGGAATATTTTCGTGCGAAATTTAGAAACGTCGTGTAATGGTTGGCTTCGGAAACCATCAAATCGTGATAAAATTTTGCCAAGCTTTCGTCATTAATATTTTTTGACAACACGCGAAAACGTTCGCAGCTTCGGGCTTCAATCATGGCTGCAAAAAGCAGTCGATCGATAAATGCTTGGTTTCGCGAACCGTCTTTCTTATTAAATTTTAGCAAGCGCCCTACGTAGTCGTCTTTGCGTTCGCGCCCCAACGTATAGCCCCGCTCCTGGATGATTGCAAACACCATTTGAAAATGCTGCATCTCTTCAATTGCAATAGCGGTAAGTTCATCCACCAGGTCGGGATATTCCGGATTTTGAGTGATCAACATCATGGCATTGGAGGCTGCCTTGTGCTCGCACCAGGCATGGTCTGTTAAAATCTCTTCGAGATTGGACTCGGCAATGTTTGCCCATCGCGGGTCTGTCAATAGTTTTAAGCCTAACATATGTTCGCGTATCGTTTGTACCAAAGTTACAAAAACCTCCAGGATAATCGGCAACATACGCTGCGATCAGGCCTCTCCTTTTCCCGTGAAACACTATTTTACACGAATGAAAAACGCGACAGTTGATTTGTCGCGTTTTATTTGTTAGCCAAAAAAGGATTCGGTATCGAAGCCATATGTCTTGAGCACGTCAGCCGGAACACCCGTCCAAACGCCTGGTCGATTACCGGCATAACCGATATCTTTGACACCAATTTCGCTTGTAAAAAATCCAGACGAGGTGAGGTTGCGCATCAAGGTGAAGAAGGCCACGCCCTGTTGCATTGCGGGCTTTGCTTTCTCCGGATAAGCGATTTCATCAATCAATGCCAGTTGTTGTTGTTCTTTGCACTTGATAAAGGCGTTGCCATAACGCTTTTGGCATTGCACATCCATCCACTTCAAGCCACCTCGCATCGGGATTTTATTCTCGGGAAGATCTTTCACCATAAACTCGATAAAAGCAGGCACGCCTGCTTCGGATGCGCTTCCGGAAATATCATCTTTCGGGATAATAATATCAGCTAGCACCGTGATGGTTGCCATTTCATGTTCGGTAAAAAACACCTCTGCCTGCAGTTGCTTATTGCGTTCATGCTCAAAATCCTGTACGCCGGGCAGCTTCTCCGCATCTGTTGCCGCAGCAGCTTCTGTTGTCTTTTCCTGTTGACATGAACTGGCGGCCAATACGCCAGAACCAGCCGCGATAAGGCCTAATGCCTTTAATGATTCTCTTCTGTTCATCGTATGATTAGCCGTTTAATTTTTTCTTTTCTTCCAAAATATATTCTGCCGTGCGCATGGATAAGGCCAAAATAGTCCAAGTCAGGTTTTTATCGCCCTGTTGTACAAAAGGCCCTGCATCCACTACGTAAAGGTTTTTGCAGTCGTGTGCCTGTCCCCATTTGTTAAGCACAGACGCTTTCGGATCGTTGCCCATGCGCGTCGTTCCGCCTTCATGGATAATCTTACCTGGCGCTTCCAAGCCATAGAGAGTATCTGCTCCGGGAATATTAGACGTGATGATCGCGCCCATTTCGTGCATGATAGATTGAAACGTCTCCTGCATATGTTTCGCTTGTGCCACTTCTTCGTTTGCCCATTTGTAGTTAAACCGCAACACCGGAATACCGAATTTATCAACTCTTGCCGGGTCAATTTCGCAGTAGTTATCTTTTCTTGCTAAAGCTGTGCCACGACCGGCCATGCCTACATTGGCGCCATAAAAACGGCGGTAATCATCTTTCAAATCTTTACCATAGCCACCTGAAGTTTTCTGTTCGCCATTTTTTCCGGCCACTTTTCCGTTTACAGACGGCACCCAATTGGTAAAACCGTATGAAGGCATTCGCAAACCACCACCATACTCGATGTGGTAGCCACGCGGAAATGTTAATTTAGAGTTATCTTCCCACCAAGGCGAATAGATATGCACACTGCCCACCCCATCTTCGTTGTAGCGTTTACGATCTAATAGTTGCGGTAGAAACCCGGATAAGCTTGCGCCCGTAGAATCATGCAAGTAGCGTCCTACCAGGCCGCTGCTATTGCCGACGCCTCCTGGATGTGCCGCAGATTTTGAATTGAGCATAATCCGTGCACTTTCGCAAGCACTGGCGCCTAAGATCACGGTTTTTCCTTTGACGGCATATTCTTGCATATCTGTTGTGCTGACGTAAGAAACGCCAATCGCTAAGCCTTCGTCATTTGTCAATACTTCGCGCACCATCGCATTGTCGATCACTTTCAAATTTCCTGTTTTCATCGCGGGCATGACCAAACACGAAGAGGACGAAAAATCGCCATACACTTTACACGATCGGCCGCACTGTCCGCAATAAAAGCAGGTGCCTCGACCTTTTATTTCCGGCGAAGCTTCCGTCAAAACCGATCCGCGGCCTGGAATAACCGGAACACCGGCTTTTTTCGCTCCTTTTGCAATAAACAGTTCGTTCAAACGCGGTTTAGGCGGTTTCATAAATATACCATCGGGTTCGTTCCGAATGCCTTCCACCGTGCCGTAAATGCCAATCATACGATCCACACGATCGTAAAAAGGCTTTACTTCGTCGTAAGTTATTGGCCAAGCTTCTGTTTCACCATCTGTCGGTTGAAAATCATCCGGTCCCATGCGTAAAGATATACGCCCCCAATGGTTTGTTCTGCCACCCAGCATTCGCGCACGAAACCATTCGAACTCCGTTCCGGCAACGGTCGTATACGGTTCGCCATCTAATTGCCAACCGCCAAATGCGGCGTCAAAATCGCCGAACGGACGCGTGGTCGACGCGCCACGGCGCGGTGATTCCCACGGCCACCGCAATTGCAAGGCGTCTTTCGCCGGATCAAAAAATGGTCCAGCCTCTAACATCAATACCTTAAGCCCCGCGTGAGCCAAGATATAGCCAGCCATGCCGCCGCCCGCACCGGAGCCCACCACGATGGCATCATACACTTCTGCATTTTCTTTTATTTGATAATCGGTCATAATCTCTTCTACATGATTAAACGATAACGGTTCAAATGGCGCGTAATAGTCGAAACTAATACCATTTAGCTTGCTAAATATAGAAAAAACATTTTAAGCATGAGGTATTTAAGCGCGTATCTTTTTTGATACGGCAATCAATTTGTTCATTGTTTTACAAAGCAGGAGAATTTTACCAGATCGATGAGATAGCCTGTCTGGCCGTGCAAATTAGGGCCTGTTTGATTGTTGTCGGAACTAGATTTTCCTTTTAATTCCTATGGATAGGTAACTGCTACCGCGGTTATTGGAAATGGTTATATTAGCGTAAAATCAGAAGATGTTTTCGGTTCGATTGCGCTTATACAAAAGCGGCATAAGAACGGTGCTACACGCGAACGAAATGGCCTATTTTTTATTTTTTTCCGCAATCCACAAGGCCATATATTTCGTGCTGCTGAGCTGCTGGCTATGTAAAATTTCGCCAATGAAATTTGCACGTCGGTGCGCGGCAAGCCTCGACTGAAGATGTAAGATTTTGGCTAAAAAAGGCGCAATAAAGTCTGCTGCTTGATAGTTTTCACGCAACAATGCCAGCCCCGTTTGCTGCGCCGCGATCCATAGGGCATGATCCCGATAAAGACATACCGCTTTCTCGACAAAATCTGTCAGCTCATCGGCAATAAAACCGTTCCAGCGAGCATCCTGATGCATGGATTCCGCAGCCAGCGAGCTACAAACGTTTGGCGTCCCGGTCTGCATAGCATCGATTATTTTTCCTTTCGCTCCGGCACCAAATGCAATGGGCGCCAACAACACACGGTAGTTAG
Coding sequences within it:
- a CDS encoding gluconate 2-dehydrogenase subunit 3 family protein, whose product is MNRRESLKALGLIAAGSGVLAASSCQQEKTTEAAAATDAEKLPGVQDFEHERNKQLQAEVFFTEHEMATITVLADIIIPKDDISGSASEAGVPAFIEFMVKDLPENKIPMRGGLKWMDVQCQKRYGNAFIKCKEQQQLALIDEIAYPEKAKPAMQQGVAFFTLMRNLTSSGFFTSEIGVKDIGYAGNRPGVWTGVPADVLKTYGFDTESFFG
- a CDS encoding GMC oxidoreductase, with protein sequence MTDYQIKENAEVYDAIVVGSGAGGGMAGYILAHAGLKVLMLEAGPFFDPAKDALQLRWPWESPRRGASTTRPFGDFDAAFGGWQLDGEPYTTVAGTEFEWFRARMLGGRTNHWGRISLRMGPDDFQPTDGETEAWPITYDEVKPFYDRVDRMIGIYGTVEGIRNEPDGIFMKPPKPRLNELFIAKGAKKAGVPVIPGRGSVLTEASPEIKGRGTCFYCGQCGRSCKVYGDFSSSSCLVMPAMKTGNLKVIDNAMVREVLTNDEGLAIGVSYVSTTDMQEYAVKGKTVILGASACESARIMLNSKSAAHPGGVGNSSGLVGRYLHDSTGASLSGFLPQLLDRKRYNEDGVGSVHIYSPWWEDNSKLTFPRGYHIEYGGGLRMPSYGFTNWVPSVNGKVAGKNGEQKTSGGYGKDLKDDYRRFYGANVGMAGRGTALARKDNYCEIDPARVDKFGIPVLRFNYKWANEEVAQAKHMQETFQSIMHEMGAIITSNIPGADTLYGLEAPGKIIHEGGTTRMGNDPKASVLNKWGQAHDCKNLYVVDAGPFVQQGDKNLTWTILALSMRTAEYILEEKKKLNG
- a CDS encoding LLM class flavin-dependent oxidoreductase gives rise to the protein MIELGIGMFGDVQIDPTTGKIQPAAVRMQQIVEEVKLMDQVGVDFFGIGEHHREDYAVASPEIILAAAATVTKNIKLGSAVSVLSSADPVKLFQDFATVDLLSNGRAELMAGRGSFIESFPLFGYDLKDYAALFDEKLELLTRLNKQDTVTWSGKFRKPLINQQIFPRPVNHSLPIWVAVGGTTSSVTRAARLGLPVMFAIIGGAPENFQPLFEMYQQAWVDNGHDIKDLQVGVHMHAFFGDDSKAVADKYYPIYANQMNRIGVTRGWPPYQRSQYDFGRSIHGHLVVGDVNQSVEKILHIIEMFGLTRFSAHMDVGSPDHSDMMRAIELYGTQIMPKVKEALKKTE
- a CDS encoding tRNA-(ms[2]io[6]A)-hydroxylase is translated as MLGLKLLTDPRWANIAESNLEEILTDHAWCEHKAASNAMMLITQNPEYPDLVDELTAIAIEEMQHFQMVFAIIQERGYTLGRERKDDYVGRLLKFNKKDGSRNQAFIDRLLFAAMIEARSCERFRVLSKNINDESLAKFYHDLMVSEANHYTTFLNFARKYSVDVDVDKRWQEWLDFEGELIQSYGTKEYIHG